In Thiohalobacter sp., the genomic stretch GATTGTTCGGTCTGATTGGCGCGGCACGACGGTGGCGCGGCTGCTGACGCACCTGCGTAAGCGTACGCAGTGAATTCGTAGGAGGGGCAAAGGCGCGCAGCGACGTGCCCATCACATCCCGTGACCATCATGATGGGCACGGCCCTTCGGGCCTTTGCCCATCCTGCCAGGTCCTCTTCCGCGATATCGCGGCAGCGTAGATGGTGTCGATCAGTTGTTCGTTGGCGTTGTCTTTCACGCGAAAGCCCCGCTCACTCAACAGTCTGCAGGCGCGTTTCAAGCATTATAGTGACTTGTCCGGCAGCGTGGCAGAGGCACCCCGAGCGGCTATTGCCTGCGTGGGTGGGGGCAGATGTGAAGTCTAACCCCGCTGACGCAGGGTTTTCGTGGCCATTCGGGGTTCACTGCACGGGTACTCCGGATCCCAGGCAAGGTCCCGCCGCACCGCCCGCTGCATGATGCTGTCAATCGCGTTCCAGCTCAGCCCCAGGCGCCATCTCGCCGCGTTGGCCCGGTCCTCCATCAGACGGTCGATCACCATCGCCTCGAACAGCGCCGTAAACCCCGAGCCCGGTTTCGCCCGGGGAACCGCGATATGCTTGATCCCGTGCTCCGCGGTGCTTCGCCCATGGCATTATCCGTAACCTGTTGTACAGCCCGCGGTTTCTCAGCTCCGCTGCGCTAAATCACCCGTGCTGGGGGACTGAAAAAGAGATGTTTTAAAAACTGGCCACCTTAAAGGTGGCCGGAAAACTTCGGCAGAACTTGTTGTTCTGCATGTTTTTTCAGACCACCGTCACCGTGGTTGCCACCGAGCCCAGCAGCGTGGCGCGGCGAATGTCGTAATAGTCCACGGTGGCCGCATACTGGCCCGATGACGGCATGGTGACCAGCAGGTCGTAACGCTCGCCGGCGCATACCAGTTGCTCGGTTGCCGTATAGGACTGAGCGAGGGGCCGCCCATCCGAGGCAATGACCTCGAACGGCAGGCCGCCGAGACGCACGATGGCGGGCATGTAACTGGTGCCATTGACCCGGATCAGCACTGTCTGTCCGGCGCCGGCCGATACGGCAACGGTGGAATCCGTGCCTGCATTGGCGCCATCCCGGCCATTGATCATGAAGTAATCGGGGCGATACCGCACAGTCCCAGAACCACTGACCATCTGACCATGCCAGGAGCTGTCGAAGGTGCCCAGTTGCCAGACGTATTCCTTGTCGAAGGTCGGACCGCCGGCCCAGGCCTCCGTGGTGCTGCCATTGGGCGGACGGATGATAACGGTACCGTACATGCCCATTTCCATGTGCAATACCGTATCGACATGGCAGTGATACATGTAGGTGCCGGCGTGTGGCGCGGTGAAGGTGTAGGTGTAGGAGCTGCCCAGGCTGGGTGCATCCCCTACCCGGCCAAAGCCGCCGCCACCACCCATGCCACCGCCAACGTATCCGGAGGTACTGGGTACGCCGTCGTTGGCCTGATCCACGTCAAGACCATGGAAGTGAATGCTGTGCGGCATCATGGAACTCAGGGTGATCTCCACCAGTTCTCCTTCATTGGCCTCGAACACCGGGCCGGCCAGGGCACGGTCTCCGTTGAAGCCGCTGCCGAAATACCAGGTGCGAATGGACGCGCCATTGGCCATGGTCAGGCGGCCCATCATGCTGACGCCGACGCTGGTCGGTGCCGCCTGATAGGCAAAGGTACGGCCACCGGCAGTTCCACCACCAGTGCCGCCACCGCCACCGCCGCCCATGCCGCCACCGCGACGGCGCATCATCAGTTTGTCTTTCAGTACATTGATCATGTGTGCTCTCCTCTATCCTTTGTCTTATTCAGCCAGGCAGTCCCTTTCAGGACGCGCTCATGACGATCAGTGCGCCACCATAGGGGTACAGATACACACCGTTGGCGGTAACGCCCGGCACGTAATGCGTATGCAGCGGGTAAGCGCCCGGCTGCACCACCGGCAGGATCACATCCACGCACATGTCGCGCTCGACCTGCGTGGTGTCCTTCTCGATGGCCGTGGTTTCAGGCACCCGATTGCGGCTGATGACATTCACGTGATAGCCGTGAAAGTGTTGAGGATAGGTGATGCAGCCGGTATTGATGAAACGGATGGCGACATCTTCACCGACATTCATGGCCACCAGCGTGTCGGCGTCCGATTTCGTGTCGGGGTAGCTCAGACCATTCACGAAATAATAGTTGGGTTCATAGTTGGCCATATCGTAACTGCCGCCCGCCGCGACCGCGGCATTGAGCCGGTCGTCCAGTTCATTCAACACCAGCGTGTACTGGCGGTCGAAGGCCGGACCGCCGGTGTACAGAGTGCTGGAACCATCGGTCGGCATCACCACCAGCGGGCCGGACAGACCCATGGCCTTGCCGATTTCACCGTTCAGGTCGTCGGTATAGAAATAACTGCCCGCGGCCGGCGCGGTGAAACTGTAGGTGCGGGAGCCGCCGGGCGAAACCGCGGCCGTGTTGCTCATCACCCCGGGAATGGCCAGATTGATGTCGCGGTCCAGGTTGTTGGTCACCGTGATGTTGACCGTATCCCCCTCCCGGACCACCAGGCCGGAAGTCAGGGCGCCCGGTCCGCTGCCGGCGGTATCGCGGAATTGCCAGACATAGATCGACGCCCCATCGACCATGGTCTTGTAGGTGCCTTCGGCCACCAGATCGACGGCAACGGTGCCCGCCACGGCCTGGCGGGGCGCAAGCGCCGTCAGCCCGGAAAAGGCGAAAGCGGTGGAGCCGGCCAGTCCGGCCAGAAAAGTACGTCTTTTCATGATCATCCTCCAGTAATGGGTTGCAAGGGCAAACCCCGGCCGCGGATCGGCGGACGGTTGGCCCGCTTAGCATGGATTGTTGTTGTGTGGTGGTATCCCGGAAAACCATTGTCCGGGAGCGGGTCTGTTGCAGGCCCTGATGAATGAAAGAGTCAGAAGAAGGCAAGCCAAAAAAACAACTGGCCGCATCGAACAGGCGGCGGGTAAATCCCGAGTGAACTGGTTCCCTGTCCCGATCACGCAGTCCTGCTGCGTAATACATGGCATAAAAGATAGTGGATCCCCTCTATATAATATTTATTCAGTCGTCTCACAATTGCCTGAACATGGGCGACGTGCCCATCACATCCCGTGACCGTCATGATGGGCACGGCCCTTCGGGCCTTTGCCCATCCTACCAAGTCTGGTCGGGTTTGTCCGCCGACGAGACTTTACCCGGCAGGTCCATCACGGCCAGTGCTCCTTCTCCCCCAGAAGGCAAGGCGGCCTGTCGAACCCCGCGGAAGGGCCGAGTCACCCGCTCAGCGGGTTCTACGTCTCACCCCTGCCCCAAACAGACCCATCAGGCCGGTGCCGAACAGCCAGACGGCAGCGGGCAGCGGAACGGCACTGACATCGCCAGGGCGCACGGCCCATGCATACCGGGTAAAACTCTTGAGGTATGTGAGCTGGTTGCCATCGTAGAAACCGAAGTCCCACGCGCGGTTGGTGTTGGAGGCGTATTCCAGACCGGACCAATAGTTGCTGGGCTGGATGTTGGCAAAGGGGCCG encodes the following:
- a CDS encoding multicopper oxidase family protein, which translates into the protein MINVLKDKLMMRRRGGGMGGGGGGGTGGGTAGGRTFAYQAAPTSVGVSMMGRLTMANGASIRTWYFGSGFNGDRALAGPVFEANEGELVEITLSSMMPHSIHFHGLDVDQANDGVPSTSGYVGGGMGGGGGFGRVGDAPSLGSSYTYTFTAPHAGTYMYHCHVDTVLHMEMGMYGTVIIRPPNGSTTEAWAGGPTFDKEYVWQLGTFDSSWHGQMVSGSGTVRYRPDYFMINGRDGANAGTDSTVAVSAGAGQTVLIRVNGTSYMPAIVRLGGLPFEVIASDGRPLAQSYTATEQLVCAGERYDLLVTMPSSGQYAATVDYYDIRRATLLGSVATTVTVV
- a CDS encoding multicopper oxidase domain-containing protein; the protein is MKRRTFLAGLAGSTAFAFSGLTALAPRQAVAGTVAVDLVAEGTYKTMVDGASIYVWQFRDTAGSGPGALTSGLVVREGDTVNITVTNNLDRDINLAIPGVMSNTAAVSPGGSRTYSFTAPAAGSYFYTDDLNGEIGKAMGLSGPLVVMPTDGSSTLYTGGPAFDRQYTLVLNELDDRLNAAVAAGGSYDMANYEPNYYFVNGLSYPDTKSDADTLVAMNVGEDVAIRFINTGCITYPQHFHGYHVNVISRNRVPETTAIEKDTTQVERDMCVDVILPVVQPGAYPLHTHYVPGVTANGVYLYPYGGALIVMSAS